The genomic interval CCTTGACCAGTCCGATCAGGGTGTTGCTGAGGCTGGGCAGGGCCACGCGCGCCGCCTGCGGCAGGATGATCAGCCGCATGGTCTATGGGCCGCTGAGGCCCAGACTGGTGGCAGCTTCCCGCTGCCCACGCGGAATGCTGAGGATCGCGGCGCGAATGGTTTCACTCAGGTACGCCGCGGCGTTCAGGGTGAGTGCGATCACGCCGCCCGCCACTGGGTTCAGGGTGACCCCCAGGCTGGGCAGGCCGTAGTAGATAACGAAGATCTGCACCAGCAGCGGCGTGCCGCGCATGAATGACACGTACAGGCTGCTCAGGCTGCGCACCCAGCCGTGGCGGCTGAGACGGGCCAGGGCCACCAGGAAGCCCAGGGGAAGGCCCAGGACCATGGCGGCCAGTGCGAAACCCAGTGTGACGGGCAGGGCGCCGAGCAGGGTGGGCAGGGCCTGAACGGCGCTCTGCGTGACCAGGTGCAGCTGTTCGGTGTTCATGGGGTCTCCGGTGGGGGCGGCAAGGCAGCGTGGGCCATGAGGAAAGACGCCTCATGGCCCACGGCCCTTCCCCCTGTGATTTCAGGGTTTGCTGACGTCCTGCCCGAACCATTTGCGGCTGATCTTGGCGTACGTGCCGTCGGCCTTGATCTGCAGCAGCGCCACGGCCACTTTGAGGCTGGTGTTGCTTTTCTTCATGGCGATTCCGACTGCTTCGGGCTCACCGATCACGCCGGCGCCCCGGACGGGCAGGTTCTGCGACTTGATCAGGTACCCGACGAGCAGGCGGTCGTTGTAGGCGGCGTCCAGGCGGCCGGCGGTGAGGTCGGCGAGGTACTCGGGGGCGCCGGGGTAGGTGACGACATTGCTGCCGCCCGCGTCACGAAGCTGCTTTTCGAAGTTGCTGTCCAGGCCCACGCCCACGCGTTTGCCTTTCAGGTCCGCGAGGGTGCTGGGCGTGAAGCTGCCGGTTTTCTTCACGATGATCTGCGCGGAAGAGTAGGCGTAGGCTTTGCTGAAGCCGATGGTCTTCTGGCGTTCGTCGGTGATGCCGACCTGGTTGACGATCACGTCGTACTTGCTGGCTTGAAGGCCGGCGAGAATGCCGCTCCATTCGGTCAGGACGAATTCGGCTTTCAGGCCGAGTTTGGCCGCCACAGCTTTGGCGATGTCCACATCGAAGCCTACGAGCTGCCCCTTGTCGTCCTTGTAGGTGAAGGGAGCGTACGTGCCTTCCATGCCAATTTTCAGTACGCCTTTTTGCAGGGTGCTGGGGGTAGCGGCGTGGGCGGTGCTCAGGCTGGCGGTGAGGGCCAGGGTAATCAGGGCGTGGTGTTTCATGCTGCTCCTTCCTTGTGCGGGGCCTGTGGTGCGGGCCGGGAAGGCCAGTCTGCGGGGGGAACTGGTCACGACAACCTCAATAGTGTATAACTTTTGTCAACTTTAGGCGCGCACAGTCATCTGTGCAGCGCTTCACTTTTCCTTTACCACAACCTCGTCTCTGGGTACGGTTGCCCCGCCCAGCGCGTCCTACACTCGGCGCATGGCCTTCCCGGACATCCAGAGCTTCATCCGGCTTCTTGAAGAGCGCGGCGAACTGCTGCGCGTGTCCACCCCCGTCAGCCGCGAGCTCGAAATCACGGAGATCGCCGACCGCCTGGTCAAACGCGGCGGGCCCGCCCTGCTCTTCGAGAACGTCACCGGCAGCGCCTACCCTGTCGCCATCGGCCTGCTCGGCACCAGGGCCCGTGTGGCCCTCGCGCTGGGCGTCACCGACCTCGACGCCCTCGCCGCGAAGGTCCGCGCCCTGATCGACCTCTCCGGCGGCGGCAGCAGACTGGGCCTGCTCAGCAACGTCACCAAACTCGGCGACGCCATGAACCTCCCCCCCCGCCGTGTGCGCAACGCCCCCGTACAGCAGGTCGTGTGGCGCGGGGACGAAGTGGACCTCTCGAAAATCCCGGTTCTGAAGTGCTGGCCCCTGGACGGCGGGCCTTTCGTGACCCTGCCCCTCGTCATCACCAAGGACCCCGAAACTGGCGAACGCAACATGGGCATGTACCGCGTGCAGATCATGAGCCGCAACACCACCGGCATGCACTGGCAGCGGCACAAGACCGGCACGAAACACCTCGAGAAAGCCCGCAGGCTCGGCCAGCGTCTGGAGGTCGCCGTCGCCATCGGCGGGGACCCCGCCCTGATCTACGCCGCCACCGCCCCGCTGCCTCCCGTGCCCGGCCTGGACGAGTTCGCGCTCGCCGGGTACCTGCGGGGCCAGCGTTACCCCGTCACGCGCGGCGTCACCGTGGACCTCGACGTGCCGGCCAACGCGGAATTCATTCTCGAAGGGTACGTGGATCCCGCCGAGGACTGGGTGGTGGAAGGACCGTTCGGCGATCACACCGGCTTCTACACCCTGCCGGACCTGTACCCCCGGTTTCACGTCACGGCCGTCACCATGCGCGAGCACCCCGTGTACCCGGCCACCATCGTGGGCCGCCCGCCCATGGAGGACGCCTACCTGATCGAGGCCTCTGAACGGCTGTTCCTGCCCGCGGCGCAGCTCATCATTCCTGAGATCGTGGATTACCACATGCCGCCCGCCGGCGTGGCGCACAACCTCGTGTTCGTCAGCATCCGCAAGACGTACCCGGGCCAGGCGTACAAGGTCGCCAACGGTCTGTTCGGCCTGGGTCAGATGATGTTCGCCAAGGTGATTGTCGTCGTGGACGAGGACGTGAACGTCACCGACTTCAGCGCCGTGTGGCGCGAGGTTACCCGGAAAGCCGTGCCGGGTCGCGACACGCTCAGCACCCGCGGCCCCACCGACGTGCTCGATCACTCCAGTCGCGGGTGGGGGTACGGCGGTAAGCTCATCATTGACGCCACCACCAAACGCCCCGAGGAAACCGGCTCCGGCGTGTCCAGCCGCGATCACCAGGCCGGCGACCTTGCCCCGGAAGCGTTTCAGGCCCAGGTCAGTCCCGAGCTGCCTGCCTTCGAAGGCGTCCTCGCCCAGCGGCAGACCGCCGACGGGTACTGGCTGGTGGCGCTGCGCAAGACCCGGGCCGGGCAGGCCCGCGACCTGACCTCGGCGTTCGTGGCGCACCCCGCGGCGGCCGGCATGCGCCACCTCCTGATCTGTGATGACGAAACGGACGTGAGCAACCTGGAGGATGTCTGGTGGACCATCCTGAATAACATCGACCCGGAACGCGACGTGTGGGTCGAAGGAAATCTGCTCGCCTGGGACGGCGCTAGGAAACTCCCTGAGGAAGGTTTCGTTCGGGAGTGGCCGCCGAAGATCGTGATGGACCCGGCCGTGGTCACGCGGGTGGACCGGCTCTGGAACGTCTATGGGCTGCCGGAACGCTGGCGATAAAGCAGAAAGGCGGGGCGTGCTCCTGGCACGTCTCAAAGCTCAACGTCCCTGATACACAACGCGGCGGAACCTCCTTGGGAGGTTTCCGCCACCACTGCACCTGACGGAACAAGCCTGCCAGGACTCCGTGAGCGCCGGGCCCAGGGGACGTCACGAGGCACAGCAGCCGCCTTGAACCGCTCCCCCAGTGCCTCAAGGGTCCGCAGGGACAGCCTCAAGTGGGCTTGAGAAGCGCCACATCCTGAGCCTTCGCGCAGGGTGTTGACAGATTTAAACGGAAGGCATATAGTTCTCTTCGCCCGAGAAGAAGGGCGAGAGCGAAAAGCCGAAAGGCCTCGCTGGGACGCATGAAAATCTGGTGTTGATGACGATGACAGGCCAGCCTGACAGGGCTGGGTAAGCGGCACTCCCCCCGGGGTGCTCCAGACTTACGAGAGGCCGAGAGGCCGAAATGGTACCCAATGGGTACAGCCAAGCGCAAGCGAGGCATCAAACAGAGAGACACTGAGTTCGCTCAGTCTCAACCATTACTTGGAGAGTTTGATCCTGGCTCAGGGTGAACGCTGGCGGCGTGCTTAAGACATGCAAGTCGAACGGACACCTTCGGGTGTTAGTGGCGCACGGGTGAGTAACGCGTAACTGACCTACCCCAAAGTCGCGGATAACGGCTCGAAAGAGACGCTAATACGTGATGTGCAGTCAGATTATGTTCTGCCTGTAAAGATTGATTGCTTTGGGATGGGGTTGCGTTCCATCAGCTAGTTGGTGGGGTAAAGGCCCACCAAGGCGACGACGGATAGCCGGCCTGAGAGGGTGGCCGGCCACAGGGGCACTGAGACACGGGTCCCACTCCTACGGGAGGCAGCAGTTAGGAATCTTCCACAATGGGCGAAAGCCTGATGGAGCGACGCCGCGTGAGGGATGAAGGTTTTCGGATCGTAAACCTCTGAACTAGGGACGAAAGGGCCTTCGGGCAGATGACGGTACCTAGGTAATAGCACCGGCTAACTCCGTGCCAGCAGCCGCGGTAATACGGAGGGTGCAAGCGTTACCCGGAATCACTGGGCGTAAAGGGCGTGTAGGCGGGATGTTAAGTCTGGTTTTAAAGACCACCGCTCAACGGTGGGGATGGACTGGATACTGGCATTCTTGACCTCTGGAGAGGCAACTGGAATTCCTGGTGTAGCGGTGGAATGCGTAGATACCAGGAGGAACACCAATGGCGAAGGCAGGTTGCTGGACAGAAGGTGACGCTGAGGCGCGAAAGTGTGGGGAGCGAACCGGATTAGATACCCGGGTAGTCCACACCCTAAACGATGTACGTTGGCTAAGCGCAGGATGCTGTGCTTGGCGAAGCTAACGCGATAAACGTACCGCCTGGGAAGTACGGCCGCAAGGTTGAAACTCAAAGGAATTGACGGGGGCCCGCACAAGCGGTGGAGCATGTGGTTTAATTCGAAGCAACGCGAAGAACCTTACCAGGTCTTGACATGCACAGAACCTTTGAGAGATCAGAGGGTGCCCTTCGGGGAACTGTGACACAGGTGCTGCATGGCTGTCGTCAGCTCGTGTCGTGAGATGTTGGGTTAAGTCCCGCAACGAGCGCAACCCTTACTTTTAGTTGCCAGCATTGAGTTGGGCACTCTAGAGGGACTGCCTATGAAAGTAGGAGGAAGGCGGGGATGACGTCTAGTCAGCATGGTCCTTACGACCTGGGCTACACACGTGCTACAATGGATGGGACAACGCGCAGCCAACTTGCGAGAGTGAGCGAATCGCTGAAACCCATCCCCAGTTCAGATCGGAGTCTGCAACTCGACTCCGTGAAGTTGGAATCGCTAGTAATCGCAGGTCAGCATACTGCGGTGAATACGTTCCCGGGCCTTGTACACACCGCCCGTCACACCATGGGAGTAAATTGCAGCTGAAACCGCCGGGAGCCTCACGGCAGGCGTCTAGGCTGTGGTTCATGACTGGGGTGAAGTCGTAACAAGGTAACTGTACCGGAAGGTGCGGTTGGATCACCTCCTTTCTACAGGTCACGTCACAACACCAGATGCGCCCAAAAGTGCCCCGAGCTTCGGTTCGGGGCGCTTTTTCTTTTGCTCCGCCACTTAGGCTTTCAGGTCGGTCTCGGATTCCTGGCTACAGACTTTGATTTCCAGTAAGCATTAGACGTTGTGCGGCACGGAGAAGGGCTGCTGTAAGGACCAGAGGCCCGGGACAGGCAGTGGCAGCATACGTAGTAGCAACGAAAAATCGAGAATTTCCGAAGTCTGGGTGACCTACAGAGCACTGGACATTCGTTGTCTAATATAGCCGCGGTGCATCAACCGGGAAGCCGCTCTCCGCAATCGGACTGCAACGCAGGACTGGACGTTATAAAACATGCCCCGCGTGTATGCTCAGATATGCACCATGAGCTCCGAGGGAGAATCCCAGCTGAAAAGATAGAAGGAGGCGACCCTCAGGTCGCCTCCTTCTAGCTTTCGGTGCCTGCCAACTCAGCTGCGTTCCAACTTGCGCTCGCGCTCGGTGGTAAGGATCCGGCGGTATACGGCTATGAGCGTGTAGGCTGCTGGCATCAACTCGGCACGCTCTGCCGGTTTCAGCGCGTTCGGTTTGAGTTCTTCCGCCACCTGCAAGCCTTCAGCAAGAATCAAGTCATCCAGTTTCTCGCGCGTGAGCGGACGAAGGCAGAATTCGTTCGAATCAAACATGGGTTTTCCTGTCGCTGCCTCGTACCGGTGGTTACTGTTTTCGTCACGGAGGCTGGTGTCATCTCGGTCAGGGCTTCCATCCGCCACGGACGACCACGCCGTTCAATGCAGATCAGCCCGCCTACGAAAGGCCCGGCCAGCTCATCAAGGTTGTGAGCTATCAAGAGAAGATCGAACTCTTTGACAAGCGCAGCTCTATTGGGCATGAACACATCTTTTGAAGTGGATTTTCTGTCTGGCTGACTGGGAAGGCACCAGGCTTACGTCAGGGTGAACTGATCTCGCCGCCATCGTCCACGGTGACGGTCCGCACGACTGGATTAACGGTGATGGTCAGCATTGTCTCCTGCCCGCTCACGGCTTCATGGGTCTCCAGGCTTTCCTCCACGTAGCTGTTGGTCTGCCCGCGGCATCCACCAGCTGAAGACCGTATGCCCGGGGGAAGAGGCCCATGAGGGCAAATGCTCCGTCCACGCTCACCGCTGCGCTGTATGTTCTCTCTGTTGAATGGGCCATGATCCGCAGGTTCTCCAGAGCGAGTGCGGGTGGCATATCTGTTCGGTTCCGGATGTCGGAGGAGGGGGCGAAGTGATCCGGCTAGACTCGTCCGCCGCCCGTTCAAATATTCATCTTATCTGGCGTGCTATGACGCGCGCTGCCCTGCGGCTCCATAAGTGCGCTTCATAAGGACGAACCCCGGATGTGTTCCGGGGTCTTCTCGTCTGGGCTGGCGCGCCCTGCAGGACTCGAACCTGCGACCGACCGCTTAGAAGGCGGTTGCTCTATCCAGCTGAGCTAAGGGCGCGTGGAAATAAAAGTGGCCCCCTGGGGTGGGGGCCGGTCTGGAGCGGGATCACGGATTCGAACCGAGGCCAGAAGCTTGGAAGGCTGCTGTGCTACCACTACACCAATCCCGCGGGGCGCGTTGCGTGTGAAAACGGTGGTCGAGGCGACTGGATTCGAACCAGCGACCCCTTGGTCCCAAACCAAGTGCGCTACCGGCCTGCGCTACGCCTCGTTTCTGCAACGCGCGTGGAAACTATAGCAGAGATTGCGCGGCTGCGCAGGGTGTCGGGGGGCGCAGGGCGTATGCTGCGTCATTGTGAGTGGAGGCGTTGCCTGCGTGAAGACCTACCTGGATCTCGTGAAGTTCGAGCACACGGTGTTTGCGCTGCCGTTTGCGTATGCGGGCATGCTGCTGGCGAGCATGCAGGTGAATGGGACGGGCTGGCCGGGTTGGCATGTGCTGCTGTGGGTGACGGTGGCGATGGCGGCGGCGCGGACCGCGGCGATGGGGGCGAACCGGGTCATAGACCGGTTCATTGACGCGCGCAATCCCCGGACGGCGCTGAGGGAGGTGCCGAGCGGGAAGGTGAGTCCCACGCAGGCGTGGGTGCTGGTGACGGTCAGTCTGGCGGTGATGGGGTTCGCGGCTGCGCAGCTTAACCCGTTGTGCCTGATGCTTCTGCCGCTTGCGGTGGTGTTCCTGATCGGCTATCCGTACACGAAGCGGTTCACGTGGTTGTGCCACGCGTGGCTGGGTGTCACGGACGGTGCGGCGGCAGCGGGGGGGTGGATCGCGGTGACCGGGGAGTTCGCGCCGGGTGCCTGGGCCCTGTGGGCGGTGGTGATTTTTTGGATGATCGGGCTGGATGTTATCTATGCGACCATGGACCGTGATTTTGATGTGGCGCACGGGGTGCGGAGCATTCCGGCGCGGTTCGGGATTGCGCGGGCGCTGCGGATTGCGGGCGCGAGTCATGCGCTGACGTTTGGGCTGTTGCTGCTGGTGGGCGTGCTGACGGGCGCGGGTGGCTGGTATTACTTGGCGGCGGTGGTGATGGGCGGCATTTTGTGGTTCGAGCACCGGATCGTGAATCCGGAGGACCTTGCGCGTGTGAATGTGGCGTTCTTTGATGCGAACATGTGGCTGGCGCTGACCATGCTGGCGGGTGTGGTTGTGGATGTGACGTGGCGCACGCTGACCTGAGGTGGGTGCCGCTGGAGGCGGCGAGGGCGTTTGAGGGGGGGGATGAGCGGCGTGCGGCGGTGCTGCTGGCGCGCGCGCGGGATGAGCAGCGGGCCGGGAGTGTGCCGTGGGCGGTGCTGGAGCGGCTGCATGGCCTGTGCCTGATTCACGTGCAGCGTGAGGTGGAGGGAACGTTTGCGCTGGAGCGGGCGGACGCGGTGCTTGATGAGCATGGCGTGGAGCGGCCGGACCTGGGGTGGTTGGAGCGGCGGGCGTTAGAATCGCCGGAATGATGAGGTTCATGGCCTGGGAGCAGCGTTGACACTGGAGACGTCTGAGCGGGATTTCGCGTCCCGTTACGCGGAGTTCGCGGCGCAGGGGACGCTGTATCCGCAGAGGGAGGGCAGTCCGCTGCTGGAGTTCGCGGTGGGAGGCCGGGTGCTGTACTTGTTTGACCGGAGTGGGCCGTATGCGGCGCGGCCGGGTGTGGCGCGCGTGGTGGTGCATGGGGTACTGGATCCTGAGGGAACTGAGGTGCGTGAGTCGGGGCAGGAGACGCTGCATGTGCTGGGTGTTTCGGCGGTGGAGGGGGTGGGGCGGGTGGTGGCTGTGCCGCGTGGGGCGGTGGTGGTGCAGGCGCGGCTGCCGCTGGTGCTGGCGTCGTTTGGTGGGGTGGGGGACGCCCAGGTGGGGGAGTGGCTGGCCTTCCGGACGTTGCCGCCGCTGCATGGGTTTCTGATCTGAGTGGCGTAGTGTCGCCATAAAACGCTCGAGTACTCAGGAAGTTACAGTTTTTGGAGTTTTTCACAGAGAGAACCTTTTGACATCGATTTAATCTGCTCTTCCTTTTCTTCTCACGCTGGGTCATCATGGCTGCACCCCGCTATGGCTGATCTGCTTCTTCCCCTCCCTGGCCCACAGGACCACTCCACCCCCGCCTGTATGGTGCTGGTCGACCTTGTGGGCAGCACGGTCATGGCGCAGACGCTGGACCTCAGCGCCTACATGGCTTTAATGCAGGAATTCGTCCAGGTCATGATCCTGACCATGGAAGCGCGGGGCGGCCAGGTTCTGCAGCATCAGGGAGACGCCGTCCTGGCCTGGTGGCCGGCCCTGCACGCGGTGCAGGCCTGTAGCGCCGCGCAGGAAGCCCATGGGCGCGCCGCGCGACTGGCCCTGGCCGGTCACCTGGGAGTCGACCTGCGCGTGCGCGCCGGCATCTCCAGTGGACCGGTCCTGATGGGCGTGGTGGGCGGGCAGCTCAGCGCCTACGGCCTGCCGGTCAACTACGCCCGGCGCCTGTGCGACGCGGCGTGTCCTGGAGAGACACTGATCTGTGACGATGTCCGCCGGGAACATCCCTCACTCATGTCTGAGCCGTGTCCACCCATGCCGCTGCAGGGCTTCGGTGCGCACTGCACCGCGCACCGGCTGGTTCGTGCGCCGTACCCGCGCATGAAAGTTGATTAAGCACCAAGACCGGCTTCTCATGAGAACGCTCCATAGACTGGCCGCATGGAACGCAAGCCCCTGGTCCTGGTCATCGAGGATGAGAAAGACATCGCTCGATTCATTGAACTTGAACTCGCGGCCGAAGGTTACGCCACGGAAGTGGCCTTCGACGGCGTCACCGGTCTGTCCAAATTTCGTGAAGTCAACCCCGACCTCGTCATTCTCGACCTGATGCTCCCCGTTCTGGACGGCCTGGAGGTCGCCCGGCGCATCCGCAAGACCAGCAACACCCCCATCATCATCCTGACGGCCAAAGACGGCATTCAGGACAAGGTGGAGGGTCTGGACTCCGGCGCCGACGACTACCTCATCAAGCCGTTCTCCATTGAAGAACTCCTGGCGCGGGTGCGCGCCCACCTGCGCCGCGTGAACCCGGCGGTCACCGGCGAGGTCCGCGTGGCTGACCTGGTCATGAACCTCGATGGCCGTGAGATCTTCCGCGGCGGGCGCCGCGTGGAACTGTCCGCCAAAGAGTTTGAGCTGCTGGAACTTCTGGCCCGTAACCCCGGTAAGGTCTTCTCCCGCTTTGAGATTGAGGAGAAGGTCTGGCCGGAGTACACCGGCGGCAGCAACGTTGTAGACGTGTATATCGGGTATCTGCGCCGCAAGCTCGAAGAGGGCGGCGAACGCCGCCTGATTCATACCGTGCGCGGCGTCGGGTACGTCCTGCGCGAGGAGTAACGTCCGGCAAGGTGAGCGCAGGCTGCCGCGCCTGCGCCCACCTCACCCTGCTGTCCTTCATGCCCCGCGCCACTACACTGCCTGACATGACCCGCCCCGTCCCCTGGAGCGCCCCGTGACCCTGCGCTGGCGGCTCACGCTGTTCTACACGGCCCTGCTGGCCTTCCTGCTGACCGGGGTGGGGGTCATCACGCTGTACCTGATGCGCGTCAACCTCCTGAACGGCATCGACAGTGAACTGAACACCACCTACAAGCAGTTCGTGACGTACCTTGTCAAACCCGTTGATCCCAACGCGCGCCTGCCCACCGACGGTGAGCAGCGCGCCACGGGGCAGCAGAGCAGCAGCGCCAGCGAACTGCGGCCCGCGGAC from Deinococcus taeanensis carries:
- a CDS encoding transporter substrate-binding domain-containing protein → MKHHALITLALTASLSTAHAATPSTLQKGVLKIGMEGTYAPFTYKDDKGQLVGFDVDIAKAVAAKLGLKAEFVLTEWSGILAGLQASKYDVIVNQVGITDERQKTIGFSKAYAYSSAQIIVKKTGSFTPSTLADLKGKRVGVGLDSNFEKQLRDAGGSNVVTYPGAPEYLADLTAGRLDAAYNDRLLVGYLIKSQNLPVRGAGVIGEPEAVGIAMKKSNTSLKVAVALLQIKADGTYAKISRKWFGQDVSKP
- a CDS encoding menaquinone biosynthesis decarboxylase, whose translation is MAFPDIQSFIRLLEERGELLRVSTPVSRELEITEIADRLVKRGGPALLFENVTGSAYPVAIGLLGTRARVALALGVTDLDALAAKVRALIDLSGGGSRLGLLSNVTKLGDAMNLPPRRVRNAPVQQVVWRGDEVDLSKIPVLKCWPLDGGPFVTLPLVITKDPETGERNMGMYRVQIMSRNTTGMHWQRHKTGTKHLEKARRLGQRLEVAVAIGGDPALIYAATAPLPPVPGLDEFALAGYLRGQRYPVTRGVTVDLDVPANAEFILEGYVDPAEDWVVEGPFGDHTGFYTLPDLYPRFHVTAVTMREHPVYPATIVGRPPMEDAYLIEASERLFLPAAQLIIPEIVDYHMPPAGVAHNLVFVSIRKTYPGQAYKVANGLFGLGQMMFAKVIVVVDEDVNVTDFSAVWREVTRKAVPGRDTLSTRGPTDVLDHSSRGWGYGGKLIIDATTKRPEETGSGVSSRDHQAGDLAPEAFQAQVSPELPAFEGVLAQRQTADGYWLVALRKTRAGQARDLTSAFVAHPAAAGMRHLLICDDETDVSNLEDVWWTILNNIDPERDVWVEGNLLAWDGARKLPEEGFVREWPPKIVMDPAVVTRVDRLWNVYGLPERWR
- the mqnP gene encoding menaquinone biosynthesis prenyltransferase MqnP: MKTYLDLVKFEHTVFALPFAYAGMLLASMQVNGTGWPGWHVLLWVTVAMAAARTAAMGANRVIDRFIDARNPRTALREVPSGKVSPTQAWVLVTVSLAVMGFAAAQLNPLCLMLLPLAVVFLIGYPYTKRFTWLCHAWLGVTDGAAAAGGWIAVTGEFAPGAWALWAVVIFWMIGLDVIYATMDRDFDVAHGVRSIPARFGIARALRIAGASHALTFGLLLLVGVLTGAGGWYYLAAVVMGGILWFEHRIVNPEDLARVNVAFFDANMWLALTMLAGVVVDVTWRTLT
- a CDS encoding adenylate/guanylate cyclase domain-containing protein, with protein sequence MADLLLPLPGPQDHSTPACMVLVDLVGSTVMAQTLDLSAYMALMQEFVQVMILTMEARGGQVLQHQGDAVLAWWPALHAVQACSAAQEAHGRAARLALAGHLGVDLRVRAGISSGPVLMGVVGGQLSAYGLPVNYARRLCDAACPGETLICDDVRREHPSLMSEPCPPMPLQGFGAHCTAHRLVRAPYPRMKVD
- a CDS encoding response regulator transcription factor; translation: MERKPLVLVIEDEKDIARFIELELAAEGYATEVAFDGVTGLSKFREVNPDLVILDLMLPVLDGLEVARRIRKTSNTPIIILTAKDGIQDKVEGLDSGADDYLIKPFSIEELLARVRAHLRRVNPAVTGEVRVADLVMNLDGREIFRGGRRVELSAKEFELLELLARNPGKVFSRFEIEEKVWPEYTGGSNVVDVYIGYLRRKLEEGGERRLIHTVRGVGYVLREE